From the genome of Ziziphus jujuba cultivar Dongzao chromosome 4, ASM3175591v1:
CAATAATGGCATGTTTTTATCTAAAGAGCcaatatttgtaatttattgatccacatggaaaaaGTAAACAGAAAAGCTATGCAATAGGCTTATACAGATAAAAGGCTAAGCTAGAAAGAGAACACTACCTCTTCAGAGTCAATAAGCCTCCAACGACCATCTTGTAACTCCACAAAGATTCTACCACAGCCAGGATCATTTGGAGAAGCAGACGTAATAAACTGCCAGTATCTATTTCGCCTTCGATCCTGACCAAGTGGTAAGGACCTATATACATACATCTCTTCCGCTTTGTATCCAATATAAGATTTTAACTGGGAGCGTGACCTATCAGCTGCACATCCTGACTGTGGAAACAGGTGATTATCTGGACCAGTAGGGACTTCTTGCATTTGCAGGTTTCTTTCTGAGGGAAAACTGCTAATATAATTATTCTCAGTATGAAGATCATTTATCTGCTCTTCCTGGACAGAAAGGTCCACTGTTGTCTCATTATTTTTGTCACCAACGGTAAGAAATGGGCTTGGCCCACCTCCTGCTGATGAATTGGTCACATTAGGCTCAAATTTGTTCCCCATGAGTGATGAATAATGCATTCTCATTATATATTCTTCTTTCATTCGACGTTTATCAAGTTGCACCTCTGCCCACATTTGCTTCTTCAAAGCATTTGCTGCTTCTAGACGTACCTGACACATGCTCTGACTTCAAATTACAGAATTCtcaaaaagaaatgaagaaaagagagaaaataaagagaaaaataccTCAAGTATAAGGCGAATTGAATTCCCCTCAATTGCCACACCAATCAAGGCAGCAAGTGCATTAAGGCGCTCCTCAACACTAAGATCAGAGTACTCACCTTCCATTAGTCCTTGGACCCATGGTTCACCAAGGTGGCTTCCATCAATATCTGCATCTTCTTGATCAATAGTAGATGCATCCATTCCAGCAACATCAACGGTTTGACCAGTTTGACCATAGGACAAACTAGTATCCTTCATCTTGACATGACCTTCAGAATCTATGGCAGATAAACCCTCATCAATATTCCTAAGATCTTTTTCTGGAGTTTCCAAAATATGATGACTGCTCTCCTTTCCATTTCCCAGGAGAGTTTTtgcattgaatttatttaattcttgAAAATCCCCAGCCTCTTTGATAGGATTTATTTCAGTACCTAAATCATCAACCTCAGGATCCTCTGCAGCATCACTTTCAGAATCGTCATCTCTTTCAGCATCCTCAGCGTCTTCTCCATCCAAAACCCCACTTTTAAAAATCCGGATTCTTTCCCTGGCTGAAGCAAGTATTGACTCAGCATCAGCTGGATCCTTCCTATATGAAGCGCGCACACAATAAGTCGAGGGAGCTGTCCTCTCAAAAAGTTTTGAATCCCTGGATAAAGCAGCAGCAATAGAGGCTTCTGGTGTCTTGCTTGTCGTAAGATCCCGAAGACCAGATTTCTTCAAatgaaaagaagtaaaaatCGAATTAATACAAGTAAAAtgagaaataatattttaaacaatcCAGAGTTACCTGAATCCTGTCTGCAACTTCCAATATAGTAAGACCCTTATTCCCCTCTAGAGAAAGAACATGAAATGCTGCAAATTTAACAGTTCCAGGAGTCAACCGATGTCTGGATCTACGTGGATTAGAAAAGCCCCTTTCTTGCATTATAGCAAAAGCATTTTCTACAGCTGCTCCATTGCgtaaattagaaattatatcTTTACCATCATTACCCTGAAAATACAcccagtaaaaaataaaaacttaaaataaaaataaaaataaaatgttaaatagaTAATCAGTGGCATGTGAACACCAAAAACTGTTCCATAATTTCAATCTTTTAAATATTGTATACAGCTATTTTCAAGGTCAGATGAAATATGAAAACACCAAAAACAGTACAGCCACTTCTTCAGGATCAAACAAATAGCAGCGAATTAGTAGTGCCATATTCTACACAAGTAGCGCATACTGGTCTGAAGTTAGCATGAATTCATATGCACGCCTAAGGCATATGCCACACAACTTCATTTAGTTAGCAGACATTCAAAAGGGTTCATTAACCAAAAGAGCttatttcattaaaattataaaacaatgtCCTTGAGTCTCATACAAGCATCCATCAAATAATCAAGCATTATGAAAATTACTAGTGCTGGGCAAAACATATCAGATGTAATTTAaggggggagaaaaaaaaaaaaaaaaagccaatttCCACAATGAAACAAGTGAAGCATAAAAGAAGGTACCTCATTATCATCACGAAGACATACGGGTTCAACATTCCTTTTCTTCAGTTGAGGCCCCAATCCAGCTGATAAAGCAAACTGCCGCAATATTTCAGGCCATGTCAATGGATTTAAGTTATGCTGCCAGCTCCGAATATCAAAACCCCAAGCATAGGCCTGATAAgtgtcataaaaaaaaatatttggctGGTTATTAGAGAAGCAAATCAGAACCTAAAACAAAGTTTCACCAGTAACAACAGCCTCAGCTCACCCCTTCGACAATCTCTGGATGACCACCTCCAGGGTTAGCAGTACCATTTTGATTTGCTCCCAAACCCATGGACGGTGTTCTTGCTACATCTTCAATATCTTTAATGATGGATCTCAGAAGAGAAACATGAATCTCACCCAACAACCTTGAATCCTGGAAAATCAGAGAGCAGAGAATGCATTAAAAAACcactagaaaaataaaaaaccagttaaccacacacacacacacaacaacaacaacaacaaccaaagaAACAGAAAAGCATAATAAGAAACTTACATAGTCATGAAAAGCTTGAATAAATTCATCCAGCGTAAATGGCCAAAGTCCAAGAACATCAGCAAAAGTAATTAAGAACCTCCATACCTATAAATAAacgaaaaatatacaaattgtaAGATAATAACAGAATGTATAAGTTGAATTTCTCAAATAACAAATCgccaaccgaaaaaaaaaaaaaaaaattgagtttcTAATACTCCTGTCCTTCAACAACTCAGTATGCCCCTCATGGCAAAGATAGGCAATATATACTTACAttgccccaaaaaataaaaataaaaataaaagataagagAATGAGAGGATAAGAGCATTATTAGGAACTACTCATACAATTGAAACTTAATCAAAGTAACTTTAGGCTAATAAACAACAGCTCTGATCcccaggggaaaaaaaaatcatggagAAAGTGAAAACATATTACTGTTGAAGAGATACAAATGACTCGAGTAATAAGGGaatacaaaacaaaacctaACCTTGCAGATGCTAAATGTGATGAACTTCaccaaaaatcacctaaaaaaATCATCCATGCAAACAGAATTTTTGTGTGTTACAGGTATTACAAAGGATATTCAATGAGTCACTCCTTAAAGGGCAAAGAAAGAGGCAATTTATTTTGAGACAATGCTTGAAGCATTGTTTCCAGTCCCGATGACCCTCAAGGCCTTATAGGAAAGCAGAGAAGGGAGAACAAAAACTAGAACACTCACCATAAGAAGATTACCAATGTTCTCCTCAGAACCTGCCCACGGTTGAATTGCAAAAGGCCTTTTCAAATGCACAGATTTGGGAGGAAATGAATTTCGCATGTCTGgcatataaaacataaatatattccATCACTAACAATTAAAGTAAAGAATTGAGATGCCTGACAGTAGAAAGAGAAGGATGATGGGAGAGCCTACTTTTACCTATCATTTCATGGCAAAAATAAGCAGTAAATTATGCTACAGTCAACATACCATGATTGAACACAAGACAAACTTGTTCTGCATTATCACATTAACAAACACCATTCAACATCATTCAGCCAGATACATCTGAACCCTCTAGAATAGCATGGCATAATTGGCATTGCCATATTCAATTCACATAGCTCAGTTTCTGAACAACTAAAccttacaattttttattaactaaaaCTAATATTCACAATATGACCCTCTCCAACAAACAAGGGATTATggtcaaaaacataaaaaatattggatatatccaaaatctagaaataagTAAAAAGGAGAACAGTACCTCTGTACGAGTCAAGATTTTGCAAAGATTCATAATCGAGCGATGCTATAGAGGGCAGTCCCTTGCTTGATGCAGCTAACTCCATCAGTTCCAGGCGTTCATCTTCAATCAATTCCATTGATTCCTTAGCAATTCTGCGCGCAATAGCTCTCTCATTGGCAGCTTTAAGCCTTGCTGCCTCTTTTTCTCGGCGTAATTCTTCTTTTTGCCTCATTTTTTCAGCCTGAGTACATATCAAACATGAGAATCACTAAATCTTATATGTAAATTATCGATAAAAACAAggttatcaattaaaaatagagCCTAAAACTTACTCTAATGGACTCCTTCAGCAAGAATTTCTCTCTACGCTCCAGCTCACGCCTTTGCTCCCTTTGGTATCTCTCCTCCTCTCTTTGCTTTTCACGCAATAGTCTCTCTTCCTCCTTCCGCCTCTCACGGTCATGCCTCTCCATTTCTTTCCTTATTTGCTCCTCCCTCTGAACATAcaggaaaaacaaataaaaataaaacccttaCAACAAACCAGACATAAACAAATATGGTAAGTAAGCTCCAACCTTTCGCCTCAATATATCTTGTTTCTCAAGCTCTTTTCTAATCCTTTTCTCATGGGCTTCAACTTCACGCGCTATTTTTGCCTCTTCGCTCTACATGAAGTAGATAAACACAAATGCATGGTTATTTCTTGTTCACAAAATATGGAAATAGTTAAAGGTGCAAAAACAGACCTTGCGCTTCCTCTCAACTCGTATAACATCCTCATCATGAGTGACCCTTCTGTCAGACAACATAAATGGATTTTCCAGTTGACTAATTGGGTGAGCATCCATATTAATTTTTGTGTTCTTTCTTTGGACTTTGTCATACTCTCCTGAAATAGATGGCAACAAGTGATTTGGCCTGCCTTGCTGAGACAAAAGATTTAGACCAGTTATCTGACCTTGAAATCCATACCCAGAGGGTAATTGTTCATTTCCATGAATGAACAAGTGCCCAGTGGGTATTGATGAAGTCTTGGCATTTGGACCATCCAAAGGTGAACCATACTGATAAGATGGGGTGAATCTTTCATATGAATCAAGTCTAACAGTTGGTTGCTCTGGAATAAACTGGTACTCGTGAAGAGCCCTTGCAGCAACCTGAAGATGAACAAAACAATGCTATCTTCAGAGTCaaattttgtgtttcttttcAAGTGCTctaagtaaaatacaataaatagaTGTGCATTAGCAAAAGCTACTTCCGAATTTTAAGGGGTTGAGCAACAACATTCAAAATGACAGAAACTGATGGCTAAAAATGATGCCTTATGATGGCCGATTATATAgagggaaataaaaaataataataataataataattttaaaaaaaaaaaaaaaaaaaaaagggaaatggtTTCCATTAAATAATGTATGTTATTTCTTGCTAGACAATATACAAAAATCTAGATGCACCTTTAGTTGTTTCTGAACATTTATGGGAgagaatcaattttaaaatgctCCCCATGTGCAGCACAGTTTGTACAGATCtaagtaaacaaataattcTCTGAATTAAGAAGCATCTGAGATCAAAACACTCATTTTCACTACTTGAGAATATATAAAACCACAGAAAAGCATTATGTGGAACATATTACAGTCAAGAATGCACAGAATACTTACTGCCAAGTGccaataaaatatcaacaaagcAAAAAACATACCAATAACatagagtgtatatatatataaagtcaacaattttaaaaagaagaGATCAAGATGCCATAAAAATTGCATCATCTACTATGCCATGCATAAAAGTCCAACAAGTTAACCTTGACAGATTTAGCATCAGACTGGTCATATATTTTTGCATCAAAAGATCGTGCAGATTGCTTCTGCTGCCCAACGATTGATGTTCCTGTTTGTgttattttttgagaaaaaaatcaTAGCATCAGGACTGGACATGTGAAGTAGTTTTAACACATAAAGGCATGCAAGTatgatgatatttttaaaaaatcaagggATGATTCAAGACTGGATAAttaagagagagtgagagatcAAACAATAAATCATATGGagggaaaaagaacaaaaatgtgCATGTGTTAAGTATGATCACTCCCTCTTAATCTCATACTAAAAATTATGTTGCACTTTCTAAAAGCAAAACATATCGAcagcattttttctttcttttcttttcttttttccttttcccattAGGGGTGCCCTTTCTCAACCAGATGAGAATGATCAAAAGACAAATTCCAGTTAGATAACATGGCTCACAATTTTGCTCCTTTCTTTCCTTCTCCACCCCCCCACACCCCCCCATCCCCAACCCCCGCGAGCGTGCCTGCCCCGGGGGCCCCTCTCCCTCCTTTTCCTGTTGTATCTGATCATGATCAAATAGACAAATTCAGATTAAATAACATGGCTCATGATTTAATTGAACCTGAAAGCAACAGTTTCCCCATccaaacccccccccccctcccaaaaacaaaaaaaaaaaaccaaaaaaaaaaaaaaaaagctacaagTGGAAGTAACAAAAACACTACGGATACATTTGTTTTATAGAATAGATAGTGGAATAGAATAAAGATTCCTAAAATTTCGATATTCCTTTATTtggttggatttttaaaatttgccttATCTATTCCTATGGAATCCTGATTCCTTAAAATAAGGAATTGTTATTCCTTCTAAAAAGCTCAGAATCTGTATTCTCtaagataaaagaatacaaataCGCTActttacattctttttttttttttttccgctttgattttttttagttttatattaacttttttgctttttttctacCAAACTAAATAATAGGAATAGATATTCTATTCCACCTTTTTTATTCCTAGGAATTACTAATccttaatttttagaaatacTCATTCTTTTAACCAAACGTAACCTACAATATGGGAAAAGCTTACAATAGGAAGTTCAAAACTTGATATTGATGTTAGATTCCCTTGAGGAAAAAATCATAGAAGTTATAATACATGGAACATTACAATCCTTGCCTATACTAGTACTTAAAACGTGTGAGAAGTCAATGTACAATCTTCCATACAGTCAAATGTATGTATGCAGATGGATATCAGAAACCAATAACAACAAAAACCACAGACATAACATGCGACATATGAGAGACATCAGCTACCTTATCTTCATGATAAAACATAAAACCAACTAAGCTAAAAAACAGTCTACACCGAGTTATAAGGGTGGCCACATGAATTCTTACACAAAACAATTTAAGGAACCCATACACAAATTCTACACCAAGAAGCATATTGACCAAAACAATATAATCCTAAGTGGAAAATGTAGCAATCACAATGTTTAAATAGTCCTAAGGCAGACTTGAGGCATTTTGCCCAAGTGAGGTGAGGCGTAAGCCTCAAGGTGGTACAAGGCGTAAGCctcaattttgattaaaaaagcatttaaaatataacatttctaataaaatcccataatattcacaatagaaaaattaattatgaagaATATAGAAAGCCACATTCAGAGCCTATCTATTCTTCCTTCcgtctcttctttcttttcttttcttttttttcctcttttttttttttttttttttcctttttgtctttttatcttctcttttattttaagtttgttTAAAACCTAATAGTCACATGTGGGTCAACTTGACCCATCTAACACCCacccaaaatttatttaaaacacataaaaaaCGGAGGCTTACGCCTCAATAGCCTCGAGGCTTAAGCCTCAAGTTGTACTGCCTCACATCTTAGAGGCATAGGCCTCAATTGGAAGGATCGAGGCTATAGCCTCAACTCATGAAACCGACGCCTCGCCTTGAGGCATGCCTCAAGGCATACACCTTGGGcgatttttaaaacatttagtCATACATTTCCTTGTGATATCTACCTACTCAACTCCATCTGAAGTGTAAAAACCTACTCATGGATCCTGGCAAAACAAACATAGTAAGGTATAGTACACCACTGATCAAGACAAGTCTTTTTTCTACAAACCCGAATCCAATTGACCAAGGTAGCTGTCTTAGGGAAAACATGAATACATTAATACATCATATAActacataatatttaaattatttttaatttgttttttccaaaatttatgtAGATACATGTTAattcacaataaaataaattatatttgcatttacactatttttttattctttaatttagaataatatcataaacattaaaattaaaaaaataaataaaaagttatacAAATCATACAAACAATAAGGCCCTTGGCGAGAAGGGAACAAACTCTGTTGCTCTCAATttcattctttcttcttcttcttcttttgacaCATGCCAttttcattcttcttcttcttcttcctttttttttttttttttttctcttttatttatttatttacttatttattttttgggaggtGTCACCATCTTAGATTCACTTATTGTTGATTAAGAGATAAATAGAGAAATGCCAACAAGTtataagaaaacaagaaaaagatcaATGATATTTTATGCCTATACTTAAAAAGTAAATGTAGAACTTGTATATCACAAAATCGAGTTTGGCCAGGAATAGGACAAAACATAAAACAATACCAGGAAAATTCAAATGACAGCTACAGTtacaaattacaatatttaagactaaCTAATCAGTACTATagctgtaaaaaataaaataacaaacttATAATCAAAAGCATAAAATTCTAATCGCACGTTCTTATCACTGCACCGGATGGAAACACAAACTTTAGCCACCATTTCCTTGTCACTTAACTAAACAAACTTGCTACACGGCCACTTCCATAAATAGCCACCAAAACTGATCACTTCATGTAAAATCTGAATTACTCATCCTTCTGGCATTGTATAATAACACGGGAACGAATTTCTTCCTCCTTTCTCTATGTAGGATAAGTAAGTTTGTCTTATCATTCTACTACACTATCCATAGTTTGTCCTATCATTCTACTACACTATCCATTCAAGCAATTCTTATTAGTGGTATTAATATCATAAGAGTTGAAAAACATTACATCCTGATTATACACTTGAGTCACTCAACTACGATAATCTTAGACTAATAGTTATTATTCACTTTTCAAACAATAGTAACATCCTATCCATTTACCTTAAGATTTAGGAAAGCAAACTTAGAAATCCATATCACTAAACGGTAGTTCTCCTCTTCCAATGTCAATCGCAATACATACACAAACTCCTAATGAAGCTAGCAATTATATTGAAAACAGTAATACGAAGAGCAATCAAAGCCCAAAACAAAATTTACCTATGGGTGTGCCAAATGCATCCGGTGGCAAAGGATCAAACTCCATTCCCAAAATTGGCCCATCCTCCCTCAACGGCTCTCCCAACTGCGCCTCCACAAAAGCAATAGCTCGAAGCTCCACTATGGACTGCTGTGGCTCATAGTACCTCTTTATAAACGGAATATCACCTCCAATCCTTGGAACGGCCAATGATGGTCGGGCAAGAACTCGCCGTGAATCCACAGAGTGCCCAAATGAACTTGAACCCAAACCCAACCCAGAAATATGTTCATTACCCACATCACCCACCACCATTTTCCCCCCACTCCCACCCTCTATCCCCACCACCACTGGAGATTCCTTCCGTGACCGCTTAACCGGCGCCACTTTCCGGTCTTTCAACCTCCGGTGACAGAACCACATCTGCAATTGGCGATCAGAAAGTCCCAATTTTGACGATAACTCAGCTCTCAACGACTCTGACGGATACGACTCCactaaaacaaatttaaattcacatgtaatcatattttaaactCAAACCATAATTACACAACTAAAGCATTCACccccataaaaaataaataaataaaaagaacccccccccccccccccccggggggccaaaaaaaaaaaaaaaatcagaaacctGCATAAGTTTTTTCAAGTATCTCCAATTGCGAAGCAGTCTTCATCTTGCGCTTGGTCTTATTCTCTCCCTCAGGCGGCTTCTTCTTCTCTCCCTCGGAACCAGCCTCCATTGTTGATCTTCAAGCTCACTCTCAGCACCAAGAACCCACGAAATCAAACAAAACCTCCTCACTCCTATAAAAATCAGAACTGGCACACCCAGATGAAGCAGCAGCGaaacatctctctctctctctctcgctcacAATCCAAAATAAGGGTTAAGCTTCCCCCGTTTTTGGGTACAAGATTTCTGCTTCGTGGTTTTGACGGGTAAAGGAAAATGACGAAAAtaaatttctctctctaaaaaagaCTTTTCGATAACTCAATCGAAGAGAGAGTTCGTGCGTGGGAGCGTGACTGAGATGTGCGGTGAAATTTGGGGAATAACAAAAAACGAAATATAAacacaacaattaataaaatagtcGAAGCAGTGTTTAAGAAATTGGCGTTTGATtgagaggaaaataaaatataaaaacacacACCCAACTCGAACGAAGGTGATTTTGATTTTAGATTTAAAAGCgaaacaataaaaacaacaattacAATCCCACCACCAACAACAATTAGTACAACAACAATAAGTACTTTGAGCAAATGAAAGAACAGTCTTTCTCTctcccatttctttctttttctttttctttttttccttcttttatctaatttataaatttcttttaatataaaagCGGGTTGGTAATAGTAAtgtgaaaatataataaaattgaggtttaatagagagagagagagagagagagagatgggtattgttttgttttgtcagATTGGCTTTTGAAATTTTGGGAGTGAGAGATAGATAGAGAGCGAGAGGGCGTAAGCTGATTTGATTCAATTCACAAATGGGGGTTTTGTGGGTTTGTTTGTGTGGTGagactttcttttctctctcttcctctttttcAAGTgcttctctcttcctctctgtttcttggttttgtttttatattatatattttgctgGGCTTGGCTTTGCTTTTGGGTTCTTGTTGGGCTTTGGGTTTCTCTGTGCCTTTCTCTTTCTATCTGTATCGGCTCTAAATCCAAGCGCTTCTTGCGGCCTTTGTTTCTGATACCATCTTCGCTCGTACCAGATTCCCACGAGCTCTAGGACGCGTGCTTCATACTCGCTTTGTGGAAGAATGGGGATTGCAGCATTTTGACATATACTCTCATAGTTTTGCCCAAGTCTTCCATTAACagttatcaaaagaaaaaaacgagggggggaaaaaaagtcGTTTATTAACAACTTATT
Proteins encoded in this window:
- the LOC107417189 gene encoding homeobox-DDT domain protein RLT2 isoform X2, with product MEAGSEGEKKKPPEGENKTKRKMKTASQLEILEKTYAVESYPSESLRAELSSKLGLSDRQLQMWFCHRRLKDRKVAPVKRSRKESPVVVGIEGGSGGKMVVGDVGNEHISGLGLGSSSFGHSVDSRRVLARPSLAVPRIGGDIPFIKRYYEPQQSIVELRAIAFVEAQLGEPLREDGPILGMEFDPLPPDAFGTPIGTSIVGQQKQSARSFDAKIYDQSDAKSVKVAARALHEYQFIPEQPTVRLDSYERFTPSYQYGSPLDGPNAKTSSIPTGHLFIHGNEQLPSGYGFQGEYDKVQRKNTKINMDAHPISQLENPFMLSDRRVTHDEDVIRVERKRKSEEAKIAREVEAHEKRIRKELEKQDILRRKREEQIRKEMERHDRERRKEEERLLREKQREEERYQREQRRELERREKFLLKESIRAEKMRQKEELRREKEAARLKAANERAIARRIAKESMELIEDERLELMELAASSKGLPSIASLDYESLQNLDSYRDMRNSFPPKSVHLKRPFAIQPWAGSEENIGNLLMVWRFLITFADVLGLWPFTLDEFIQAFHDYDSRLLGEIHVSLLRSIIKDIEDVARTPSMGLGANQNGTANPGGGHPEIVEGAYAWGFDIRSWQHNLNPLTWPEILRQFALSAGLGPQLKKRNVEPVCLRDDNEGNDGKDIISNLRNGAAVENAFAIMQERGFSNPRRSRHRLTPGTVKFAAFHVLSLEGNKGLTILEVADRIQKSGLRDLTTSKTPEASIAAALSRDSKLFERTAPSTYCVRASYRKDPADAESILASARERIRIFKSGVLDGEDAEDAERDDDSESDAAEDPEVDDLGTEINPIKEAGDFQELNKFNAKTLLGNGKESSHHILETPEKDLRNIDEGLSAIDSEGHVKMKDTSLSYGQTGQTVDVAGMDASTIDQEDADIDGSHLGEPWVQGLMEGEYSDLSVEERLNALAALIGVAIEGNSIRLILEVRLEAANALKKQMWAEVQLDKRRMKEEYIMRMHYSSLMGNKFEPNVTNSSAGGGPSPFLTVGDKNNETTVDLSVQEEQINDLHTENNYISSFPSERNLQMQEVPTGPDNHLFPQSGCAADRSRSQLKSYIGYKAEEMYVYRSLPLGQDRRRNRYWQFITSASPNDPGCGRIFVELQDGRWRLIDSEEGFDALLASLDVRGIRESQLHTMLQKIGVSFKKIVKKSMLHDNVGRECEHNVKKETVEMTLHPDFSIGNDSPSSTVCLADSDMLETSTSFVIELGRNEIEKNSALKRYQDLEKWIWKECFSSSMICAIKDGKKRCKQLLNICDYCSSIYSSEDNHCPSCHRIYATSESGFNFSEHLAQCKRKLKLEEHCALHGSSFVPQRIRMLKMLLSLVEVSVPPEALQSLWTESHRKSWGIELTSSSSAKDLLQVLTVLEGAVKRDYLSSNFETTNELLDSSNPVRFAATNSTLSKSVTILPWIPLTTAAVALRLMEFDAAISYTLQQKVESRKNKESGDLNKHPSTHAVLKSSVSAETLSTTCQANNLQEENWADPGIGLDSFGRGRGSRGGAYGRTRSGRSQRRAIGSRAESVKHNAATNNERLGQVLEWEGRSRGHGHRRGRRSIRSRQKPSKKMVEIGGERSSPKEGTSDKSPRSLVNAWNRVETANFQLEGAELASSSGRSEYDDENGQASEDEYDDMVVDDYATGLNGKSDDLLDGSDYNVNGDEDEADDDVEDEEEDGEGDFDVDRYINGDSDGEENRAGDEEQNMKLNEGTGSTSSEYSD
- the LOC107417189 gene encoding homeobox-DDT domain protein RLT2 isoform X3 → MQMWFCHRRLKDRKVAPVKRSRKESPVVVGIEGGSGGKMVVGDVGNEHISGLGLGSSSFGHSVDSRRVLARPSLAVPRIGGDIPFIKRYYEPQQSIVELRAIAFVEAQLGEPLREDGPILGMEFDPLPPDAFGTPIGTSIVGQQKQSARSFDAKIYDQSDAKSVKVAARALHEYQFIPEQPTVRLDSYERFTPSYQYGSPLDGPNAKTSSIPTGHLFIHGNEQLPSGYGFQGQITGLNLLSQQGRPNHLLPSISGEYDKVQRKNTKINMDAHPISQLENPFMLSDRRVTHDEDVIRVERKRKSEEAKIAREVEAHEKRIRKELEKQDILRRKREEQIRKEMERHDRERRKEEERLLREKQREEERYQREQRRELERREKFLLKESIRAEKMRQKEELRREKEAARLKAANERAIARRIAKESMELIEDERLELMELAASSKGLPSIASLDYESLQNLDSYRDMRNSFPPKSVHLKRPFAIQPWAGSEENIGNLLMVWRFLITFADVLGLWPFTLDEFIQAFHDYDSRLLGEIHVSLLRSIIKDIEDVARTPSMGLGANQNGTANPGGGHPEIVEGAYAWGFDIRSWQHNLNPLTWPEILRQFALSAGLGPQLKKRNVEPVCLRDDNEGNDGKDIISNLRNGAAVENAFAIMQERGFSNPRRSRHRLTPGTVKFAAFHVLSLEGNKGLTILEVADRIQKSGLRDLTTSKTPEASIAAALSRDSKLFERTAPSTYCVRASYRKDPADAESILASARERIRIFKSGVLDGEDAEDAERDDDSESDAAEDPEVDDLGTEINPIKEAGDFQELNKFNAKTLLGNGKESSHHILETPEKDLRNIDEGLSAIDSEGHVKMKDTSLSYGQTGQTVDVAGMDASTIDQEDADIDGSHLGEPWVQGLMEGEYSDLSVEERLNALAALIGVAIEGNSIRLILEVRLEAANALKKQMWAEVQLDKRRMKEEYIMRMHYSSLMGNKFEPNVTNSSAGGGPSPFLTVGDKNNETTVDLSVQEEQINDLHTENNYISSFPSERNLQMQEVPTGPDNHLFPQSGCAADRSRSQLKSYIGYKAEEMYVYRSLPLGQDRRRNRYWQFITSASPNDPGCGRIFVELQDGRWRLIDSEEGFDALLASLDVRGIRESQLHTMLQKIGVSFKKIVKKSMLHDNVGRECEHNVKKETVEMTLHPDFSIGNDSPSSTVCLADSDMLETSTSFVIELGRNEIEKNSALKRYQDLEKWIWKECFSSSMICAIKDGKKRCKQLLNICDYCSSIYSSEDNHCPSCHRIYATSESGFNFSEHLAQCKRKLKLEEHCALHGSSFVPQRIRMLKMLLSLVEVSVPPEALQSLWTESHRKSWGIELTSSSSAKDLLQVLTVLEGAVKRDYLSSNFETTNELLDSSNPVRFAATNSTLSKSVTILPWIPLTTAAVALRLMEFDAAISYTLQQKVESRKNKESGDLNKHPSTHAVLKSSVSAETLSTTCQANNLQEENWADPGIGLDSFGRGRGSRGGAYGRTRSGRSQRRAIGSRAESVKHNAATNNERLGQVLEWEGRSRGHGHRRGRRSIRSRQKPSKKMVEIGGERSSPKEGTSDKSPRSLVNAWNRVETANFQLEGAELASSSGRSEYDDENGQASEDEYDDMVVDDYATGLNGKSDDLLDGSDYNVNGDEDEADDDVEDEEEDGEGDFDVDRYINGDSDGEENRAGDEEQNMKLNEGTGSTSSEYSD